From the Maioricimonas rarisocia genome, one window contains:
- the acs gene encoding acetate--CoA ligase, with the protein MSDSVGSHNIESVLHEERRFPPPSDFAAQAHISSEEQYQQMWQQAKDDPAGFWGEIARSQLEWMEPFETTCEGEMPDTKWFVGGKINATVNCIDRHLKTWRKNKAAIIWEGEPGDERVLTYQDLHREVCKFANVLKKLGVETGDRVTIYMPMVPELAIAMLACARIGATHSIVFGGFSADAVADRNNDAQSKLVITADGGWRRGKEVPLKAAVDASLEKSKSIEKVVVVRRTGGDVTMVPDRDYWWHDLMEDVSAECDPVALDAEHPLYILYTSGSTGKPKGVLHTTGGYMLGAMMTSKWVFDLKDEDTYWCTADIGWVTGHSYIIYGPLANGATTVMYEGAPNWPDEGRFWQIVEKYKVNIFYTAPTAIRAFIKWGDDWPNQYDLSSLRLLGSVGEPINPEAWMWYHRTIGKERCPIVDTWWQTETGAIMISPLPGVTEAKPGSCTRPLPGVVPDIVSEEGESLGDNQGGLLVMKQPWPSMLRTLYGDHQRFLDTYFSKIDGCYFAGDGARRDEDGYYWVMGRVDDVLNVSGHRLSTMEVESALVSHEAVAEAAVVGFPHDLKGEGICCFVIPKGTDVSEETKKELIAHVRQQIGAIATPDQIRFTNSLPKTRSGKIMRRLLRDIAAGRESTQDTTTLEDFSVLAKLREEAE; encoded by the coding sequence ATGTCGGACAGCGTCGGCAGCCACAACATCGAATCCGTTCTGCACGAGGAACGACGGTTTCCGCCGCCGTCCGACTTCGCCGCACAGGCCCACATCTCCAGCGAAGAGCAGTATCAGCAGATGTGGCAGCAGGCCAAGGACGATCCGGCCGGCTTCTGGGGCGAAATCGCCCGCTCGCAGCTCGAATGGATGGAACCCTTCGAAACCACCTGCGAAGGCGAAATGCCCGACACGAAGTGGTTCGTCGGCGGCAAGATCAACGCCACAGTCAACTGCATCGACCGCCACCTGAAGACCTGGCGGAAGAACAAGGCAGCCATCATCTGGGAAGGTGAACCGGGTGACGAGCGCGTCCTGACCTACCAGGACCTGCACCGCGAAGTCTGCAAGTTCGCCAACGTCCTCAAGAAGCTCGGCGTCGAGACCGGCGATCGCGTCACCATCTACATGCCGATGGTCCCCGAACTCGCCATCGCCATGCTCGCCTGTGCTCGCATCGGTGCGACGCACTCGATTGTCTTCGGCGGCTTCAGCGCCGATGCCGTCGCGGATCGCAACAACGACGCCCAGTCCAAGCTGGTCATCACGGCCGACGGCGGATGGCGCCGCGGCAAGGAAGTTCCGCTCAAGGCGGCTGTCGATGCCAGCCTCGAAAAATCGAAGTCGATCGAAAAGGTCGTCGTCGTCCGTCGCACCGGCGGCGATGTCACCATGGTCCCCGACCGTGACTACTGGTGGCACGACCTCATGGAGGATGTCTCCGCAGAGTGCGATCCTGTCGCCCTCGATGCCGAGCATCCGCTCTACATCCTCTACACGTCCGGTTCGACCGGGAAGCCGAAGGGAGTGTTGCACACGACCGGCGGCTACATGCTCGGTGCGATGATGACCAGCAAGTGGGTCTTCGACCTCAAGGACGAAGACACCTACTGGTGCACCGCCGACATCGGCTGGGTCACGGGTCACAGCTACATCATCTACGGACCGCTCGCCAACGGCGCGACGACCGTGATGTACGAAGGAGCCCCCAACTGGCCCGACGAAGGCCGCTTCTGGCAGATCGTCGAGAAGTACAAAGTCAACATTTTCTACACCGCCCCGACCGCCATCCGCGCGTTCATCAAGTGGGGTGACGACTGGCCGAACCAGTACGACCTCTCGAGCCTGCGTCTGCTCGGCTCGGTCGGCGAACCGATCAATCCCGAAGCCTGGATGTGGTACCACCGCACGATCGGCAAGGAGCGTTGCCCGATCGTCGACACCTGGTGGCAGACCGAAACCGGTGCCATCATGATCAGCCCGCTCCCGGGCGTCACCGAGGCGAAACCGGGCAGCTGTACACGCCCGCTGCCGGGCGTGGTTCCCGATATCGTCAGCGAAGAAGGCGAAAGCCTCGGCGACAACCAGGGGGGCCTGCTCGTCATGAAGCAGCCCTGGCCGAGCATGCTCCGCACGCTCTACGGCGACCACCAACGCTTCCTCGACACGTACTTCTCCAAGATCGACGGCTGCTATTTCGCCGGCGACGGTGCCCGCCGCGACGAGGACGGCTATTACTGGGTGATGGGCCGCGTCGACGACGTGCTGAACGTCTCCGGACACCGCCTGAGCACCATGGAGGTCGAATCGGCCCTGGTCTCGCACGAGGCCGTGGCCGAAGCAGCCGTGGTCGGCTTCCCGCACGACCTCAAGGGAGAAGGAATCTGCTGCTTCGTGATCCCCAAGGGAACCGATGTCAGCGAAGAGACGAAGAAGGAACTGATCGCCCACGTCCGCCAGCAGATCGGAGCGATCGCCACGCCGGACCAGATCCGTTTCACCAACTCCCTGCCCAAGACGCGGAGCGGCAAGATCATGCGGCGACTGCTGCGTGACATCGCGGCCGGTCGCGAGTCGACGCAGGACACCACGACGCTGGAAGACTTCAGCGTCCTGGCCAAACTCCGCGAAGAAGCGGAGTAG
- a CDS encoding glycosyltransferase family 4 protein, with amino-acid sequence MTIRSEQRLTVLQVLPALDSGGVERGTLEVAEELVRRGHRSTVVSAGGRMVNRLMASGSEHFSMPIGAKSPFTLRHVPAFRRLLLHVRPDILHVRSRMPAWIAWLAWRSLPAEHRPRFLTTAHGMYSVNRYSAIMTRGEKVIAVSNTIRDYLLQNYPALPEDRIHVIHRGVAPETFPYGFQPTSSWKSKFLADHPRAAGKPIITLPGRITRLKGHPEFLDLMNSLKNAGVDAHGLIVGGAAPGKERYLRELEADVASRGLSEHVTFTGHRRDIQEIFSISQMVLSLSRKPESFGRTVLEAINLGVPVIGHDMGGVGEVLAQLFPSGRVPPGDAEALCQQVRQFLEHPPEVPQNTRFTLQEMLDKTLDIYDALTGRGGETTTPINTAA; translated from the coding sequence ATGACGATTCGTTCCGAACAGCGACTGACGGTTCTACAGGTGCTTCCCGCCCTGGACAGTGGCGGTGTCGAGCGCGGTACGCTCGAGGTCGCCGAAGAACTTGTCCGCCGCGGCCACCGCTCGACCGTCGTCTCGGCCGGCGGCCGCATGGTCAATCGCCTGATGGCCAGCGGCAGCGAGCATTTTTCGATGCCGATCGGGGCCAAGTCCCCGTTCACGCTCAGGCATGTCCCCGCCTTCCGTCGGTTGCTCCTCCACGTGCGCCCCGACATTCTGCACGTGCGCTCGCGCATGCCCGCCTGGATTGCCTGGCTGGCCTGGAGAAGTCTGCCGGCAGAGCACCGCCCCCGATTCCTCACGACCGCGCACGGCATGTACTCGGTCAATCGCTACAGCGCGATCATGACCCGGGGCGAAAAGGTCATCGCGGTCTCGAATACGATCCGGGACTACCTCCTGCAGAACTATCCCGCATTGCCGGAAGACCGCATCCATGTCATCCACCGCGGCGTGGCCCCCGAGACATTCCCCTACGGGTTCCAACCGACTTCGAGCTGGAAGTCAAAGTTCCTTGCCGACCATCCCCGTGCCGCCGGCAAGCCGATCATCACGCTCCCCGGACGCATCACCCGGTTGAAGGGACACCCCGAGTTCCTCGACCTGATGAACTCGCTGAAGAACGCCGGCGTCGACGCTCACGGGCTCATCGTCGGCGGAGCCGCTCCGGGCAAGGAACGATACCTCCGCGAACTCGAAGCCGACGTCGCCTCACGAGGTCTGTCAGAGCATGTGACGTTCACCGGCCATCGCCGCGATATTCAGGAGATCTTCTCGATTTCGCAGATGGTGCTGTCCCTCTCGCGCAAACCGGAATCGTTCGGCCGGACCGTACTCGAAGCCATCAATCTGGGCGTGCCGGTCATCGGGCACGACATGGGCGGAGTCGGCGAAGTTCTGGCGCAGCTGTTCCCCTCCGGACGGGTCCCACCTGGAGACGCCGAAGCACTGTGCCAACAGGTTCGGCAGTTTCTCGAACACCCGCCCGAGGTCCCGCAGAACACCCGCTTCACCCTGCAGGAAATGCTGGACAAGACGCTCGACATCTACGACGCATTGACCGGTCGGGGCGGCGAGACGACAACCCCGATCAACACAGCCGCCTGA
- a CDS encoding class I SAM-dependent methyltransferase, which translates to MVRNDEFIRQYQVLHQTGIYGCSSEKLIARILPEVLELRPGSILDYGCGQSRLVDMLQYDEDVQVLRYDPAIAGIDTLPVQHADLVINTDVMEHVPEDDVDDVLAEIRSISDRAIFNIATAPARCVLPNGQNAHCTVQSSDWWRETLQRHFDCVEGLSASRPTKCMFKTWQSQPSKWLLKKWWGARENVRRRTRQLMGTERQHTDRRAV; encoded by the coding sequence ATGGTGCGAAACGACGAGTTCATACGGCAGTATCAGGTGCTGCATCAGACCGGCATCTACGGATGCTCGTCCGAGAAGCTGATTGCGCGGATCCTTCCGGAAGTGCTCGAACTCCGCCCCGGCTCGATCCTCGACTACGGCTGCGGACAGAGCCGGCTTGTCGACATGCTGCAGTACGACGAGGACGTGCAGGTCTTACGCTACGACCCCGCAATCGCCGGCATCGACACGCTGCCTGTGCAGCATGCCGATCTGGTTATCAACACCGATGTGATGGAACACGTCCCCGAAGATGACGTCGACGACGTGCTCGCCGAGATCCGGAGCATTTCCGACCGGGCGATCTTCAACATCGCCACGGCACCGGCCCGATGCGTGCTTCCCAACGGCCAGAACGCCCACTGCACAGTGCAGTCGAGCGACTGGTGGCGTGAGACACTGCAGCGTCACTTCGATTGCGTCGAAGGCCTGTCTGCCTCCCGGCCGACCAAGTGCATGTTCAAGACATGGCAGTCGCAGCCATCGAAATGGCTGCTGAAGAAATGGTGGGGTGCCCGAGAAAACGTCCGTCGCCGCACCCGGCAATTGATGGGCACCGAACGCCAGCACACAGATCGGCGGGCAGTATGA
- a CDS encoding 2OG-Fe(II) oxygenase, giving the protein MSLLNIEALRSTPLKTEPFEYCVVPNFITGEALDRIEADFPDIDHGGSFPLDALTYGPAFDEMAQELLSPEVRDIFGEYFGIDLEGRPPTLTVRGRTRLKDGKIHLDSKTKLITVLIYFNREWEDEGGRLRFLGSGKDIEDVVDEIEPGNGTLVAFRCRDNAWHGHKPYDGVRRSIQLNWVVDEAAARRSQKRHRFSSLLKSLRLA; this is encoded by the coding sequence ATGTCTCTGCTCAACATCGAAGCGCTGCGGTCGACGCCCCTGAAGACCGAGCCGTTCGAATACTGTGTCGTGCCGAACTTCATCACCGGCGAAGCACTGGACCGGATCGAAGCCGATTTCCCCGACATCGATCACGGCGGCAGCTTTCCGCTCGATGCGCTGACCTACGGTCCCGCGTTCGACGAAATGGCTCAGGAACTTCTCTCGCCCGAAGTCCGTGACATCTTCGGCGAGTACTTCGGCATCGATCTGGAGGGACGTCCGCCCACACTCACCGTCCGTGGCCGGACCCGCCTGAAAGACGGCAAGATCCATCTCGACAGCAAGACGAAACTCATCACCGTCCTGATCTACTTCAATCGGGAATGGGAGGACGAAGGAGGCCGCCTGCGGTTTCTCGGTTCCGGCAAGGACATCGAAGACGTTGTCGACGAAATCGAGCCTGGCAACGGCACGCTCGTCGCGTTCCGCTGCCGCGACAACGCCTGGCACGGACACAAACCCTACGACGGCGTGCGACGGTCGATCCAGCTGAACTGGGTCGTCGACGAGGCAGCCGCCCGCCGCAGCCAGAAGCGTCACCGGTTCTCGAGTCTGCTCAAGAGCCTGCGACTGGCCTGA
- a CDS encoding sulfotransferase domain-containing protein encodes MALGRSLLLLKPRMRHIHAHLVTMPQSGTHWLCYMLALGLSRTFDVPAPAHIGDRRFVLRPQDRVIHPELPRLVHSHNIPHKLVHSELVLDWLRFPRYVLLLRDLRETIVSQYEKKRQLPGFDITFSDYLRERMPLGHPFRITVSRRFAFLNAWTRDIKRLGHGRLLLLRYEELRQSPRQTLQRLWQFLDFPDLEAAAFEQIVAEASKDRMALHERPDAVARVVRQTSRNAFDWYTPADREYLTARCQTGLTNWLGYNYADWRLPPTAERRVA; translated from the coding sequence ATGGCACTCGGGCGGAGCCTGTTACTGCTGAAGCCGCGAATGCGGCACATCCATGCGCATCTGGTGACGATGCCGCAGTCGGGCACGCACTGGCTCTGTTACATGCTGGCGCTCGGTCTCAGCCGCACGTTCGACGTGCCGGCCCCTGCGCACATTGGCGACAGGCGTTTCGTCCTCCGGCCGCAGGACCGCGTCATTCATCCCGAACTGCCCCGGCTCGTCCATTCGCACAACATTCCGCACAAGCTGGTGCACTCGGAACTCGTTCTCGACTGGCTGCGGTTCCCCCGGTACGTTCTGCTGCTGCGGGATCTTCGTGAGACGATTGTCTCTCAGTACGAGAAGAAACGGCAACTGCCCGGCTTCGACATCACGTTCAGCGACTATCTCCGCGAACGGATGCCGCTCGGCCATCCCTTTCGCATCACCGTCTCGCGGCGTTTCGCGTTTCTCAATGCCTGGACACGCGACATCAAGCGGCTGGGGCACGGCCGACTGCTGCTGCTTCGATACGAAGAACTCCGGCAGTCCCCGCGTCAAACGCTGCAGCGGCTCTGGCAGTTTCTCGACTTCCCCGATCTCGAGGCTGCGGCATTCGAGCAGATCGTGGCAGAAGCCTCCAAAGACCGGATGGCACTGCACGAGCGTCCCGACGCCGTCGCCCGGGTCGTTCGCCAGACCAGCCGGAACGCGTTCGACTGGTACACACCGGCGGACCGGGAGTACCTGACCGCAAGGTGCCAGACGGGACTGACCAACTGGCTGGGATACAACTACGCAGACTGGAGATTGCCGCCAACAGCCGAGAGACGAGTCGCGTAA
- a CDS encoding FG-GAP repeat domain-containing protein, translated as MRSLTAWLLLTTTAFAAAPPAPWPRHTIDNSSRGADGVRLADVNGDRRLDITTGWEEGGRIRAYLHPGAETVRDQWPAVTVGNVKSPEDAVFADLDGDGRLDVVSSCEGRTRTVYFHFAPTDADDWLDENAWTTVPVPALQDQQQWMFCLPLDVDGQNGIDLIVGSKGQGASVGWLQSPENPRDAAAWTWHPLDPAGWIMSLIADDMDGDGDLDVLLSDRKGRHRGVRWLENPGPAGGTWNRHVIGAEDREIMFLALGDVDGDGLKDIVGPARGDSLLLLRRMSPDGHEWEPHEIAMPDDTGTGKGVGIGDVNRDGNTDLVISCEHSEGRHGLFWLAYRNSFTDSSWNFHPISGDGQGIKFDLVELIDLDQDGDLDVLTCEERDNLGVIWYENPASPR; from the coding sequence ATGCGTTCGCTCACCGCATGGCTCCTCCTCACCACCACCGCATTCGCCGCCGCCCCCCCCGCTCCCTGGCCCCGGCACACGATCGACAACTCCTCCCGCGGTGCCGACGGCGTCCGACTCGCGGACGTTAACGGCGATCGCCGACTCGACATCACCACTGGCTGGGAAGAAGGTGGCCGCATCCGTGCCTACCTGCATCCCGGTGCCGAGACGGTCCGCGACCAATGGCCGGCCGTCACCGTCGGCAACGTCAAGTCCCCCGAAGATGCCGTCTTCGCCGATCTCGATGGCGACGGACGCCTCGACGTCGTCAGCTCCTGTGAGGGCCGCACCCGCACCGTTTACTTCCACTTCGCTCCCACCGACGCCGATGACTGGCTCGATGAGAATGCGTGGACCACCGTCCCCGTCCCGGCCCTGCAGGATCAGCAGCAGTGGATGTTCTGCCTGCCGCTCGACGTCGACGGCCAGAACGGCATCGACCTGATCGTCGGCTCGAAAGGGCAGGGGGCCTCGGTCGGCTGGCTCCAGTCGCCGGAGAATCCGCGCGACGCAGCCGCATGGACGTGGCATCCGCTTGATCCGGCCGGCTGGATCATGTCCCTCATTGCCGACGACATGGACGGCGACGGCGATCTCGATGTCCTCCTCTCCGACCGCAAAGGCAGACACCGGGGAGTGCGCTGGCTGGAGAACCCCGGTCCGGCCGGCGGGACATGGAACCGCCACGTCATCGGAGCCGAGGACCGCGAAATCATGTTCCTTGCCCTCGGTGACGTCGACGGGGACGGCCTGAAAGACATCGTCGGTCCGGCCCGTGGCGATTCGCTGCTCCTCCTCCGGCGGATGTCGCCTGATGGCCACGAGTGGGAGCCGCATGAGATCGCCATGCCAGACGACACTGGAACCGGCAAGGGAGTCGGCATCGGAGACGTCAACCGGGACGGGAACACGGACCTCGTCATCAGTTGCGAGCATTCGGAGGGGCGACATGGCCTCTTCTGGCTCGCGTACCGAAACTCCTTCACCGACAGCAGTTGGAACTTCCACCCCATCAGCGGAGACGGGCAGGGGATCAAGTTCGACCTGGTCGAACTGATTGATCTCGACCAGGACGGCGACCTCGACGTGCTCACCTGCGAGGAGCGGGACAATCTCGGCGTCATCTGGTACGAGAATCCCGCCTCCCCCAGGTGA
- a CDS encoding ELM1/GtrOC1 family putative glycosyltransferase, giving the protein MMRILILSDGKPGHFKKSEAVAKAIQLCRPAEVEWLDITLRWHGFHSILKRWFNWKGSLPSPKWLPWFYNMPGSPQMRPDLIVSSGGKTCIANAWLASCMHCPNVFIGDTRGLSPDLFDHILTLDTSNQGDPRYVIGIPPTTIDPQELREAAEDYFDERPQADRDVRYWSLLLGGNTNCGAFVYSRRDWEQLADAVAELAERHGIRWLITTSRRTGRTAESVFRHKRLQPYIEDLYLYGKDDRKIFNAFLACSDAVFCTEDSGTMLTESVASARPVFSIRPRQSRLSRPLENMLNFYVQQRRIKRLNIADVHTVSIEDVTTGFNPGSRRDLHALGSRLLEGLQRAA; this is encoded by the coding sequence ATGATGCGAATCCTGATTCTCAGCGACGGCAAACCGGGCCACTTCAAAAAGTCCGAAGCCGTGGCCAAGGCAATTCAGCTGTGCCGCCCGGCAGAGGTCGAGTGGCTGGACATCACGCTGCGCTGGCACGGATTCCATTCGATCCTCAAACGGTGGTTCAACTGGAAAGGGAGCCTGCCGTCGCCCAAGTGGCTGCCCTGGTTCTACAACATGCCCGGCTCGCCACAGATGCGACCGGACCTGATCGTCTCGTCGGGCGGCAAAACCTGCATCGCCAATGCCTGGCTCGCCTCCTGCATGCACTGCCCCAACGTGTTCATCGGCGACACGCGCGGACTGAGCCCCGACCTGTTCGACCACATCCTCACGCTCGACACCAGCAACCAGGGTGACCCGCGGTACGTCATCGGCATCCCGCCCACGACGATCGATCCGCAGGAACTGCGTGAGGCGGCCGAGGACTACTTCGACGAACGGCCCCAGGCCGATCGCGACGTTCGCTACTGGTCGCTGCTGCTCGGCGGAAACACCAACTGCGGAGCATTCGTCTACTCCCGCCGCGACTGGGAACAGCTCGCCGACGCTGTTGCCGAACTGGCCGAACGACACGGCATCCGCTGGCTCATCACCACGTCAAGACGAACCGGCCGCACAGCCGAGTCGGTCTTTCGTCACAAGCGGCTGCAACCGTACATCGAAGACCTGTACCTCTACGGCAAGGACGACCGGAAGATCTTCAACGCGTTCCTCGCCTGTTCCGACGCCGTCTTCTGCACCGAAGACAGCGGCACGATGCTGACCGAGTCGGTCGCTTCGGCCCGGCCGGTTTTCTCGATCCGCCCCCGGCAGTCGCGGCTCTCGCGTCCATTGGAAAACATGCTCAACTTCTACGTCCAGCAGCGACGTATCAAACGACTGAACATTGCTGACGTGCATACGGTCTCAATCGAGGATGTCACAACGGGATTCAATCCCGGTTCGCGACGCGATCTGCACGCTCTGGGAAGCCGACTCCTCGAGGGACTGCAGCGGGCAGCCTGA
- a CDS encoding mitochondrial fission ELM1 family protein, with protein MVTGSPVSDLRKEERPIAPPAMQTRVHPPCWTLSIGVAGMLSQMQGLARAVGREFLNIETRLRSPWRWLPLNAIPCSPHVIRHHEALADDSSPELVISCGRHSVIPALWLKQKFGDDVLTVHIQDPTIDPSRFDLVVVPEHDQVRGSNVIETAGALHRVSQSVLEEAAQSPAAQQLRVPGRPLVCVILGGPNRYYSFPEEDIARLAGKLDMLVRTSGARLAIIGSRRTPQSLRQRLYNSFGNAHFVWDGQSENPYLTALAIADAIVVTGDSVSMVSEAAATGRPVLVEYLSERRRARRFRRFHDSFRRRGITRPFEGRLETWSYEPPRDTEAVAHIIRERLSQG; from the coding sequence GTGGTCACTGGCAGTCCTGTGTCGGACCTGCGCAAGGAAGAGCGCCCCATCGCCCCGCCGGCGATGCAGACGAGGGTCCATCCTCCCTGCTGGACGCTTTCCATCGGCGTCGCCGGGATGCTCAGCCAGATGCAGGGTCTGGCCCGCGCTGTCGGCCGCGAATTTCTGAACATCGAAACGCGGCTGCGCTCCCCCTGGCGCTGGCTGCCTCTCAACGCGATTCCCTGCTCGCCGCACGTCATCAGACATCACGAGGCGCTCGCCGACGATTCCTCGCCGGAACTGGTCATTTCCTGCGGCCGCCACAGCGTCATCCCCGCTCTGTGGCTGAAGCAGAAGTTCGGCGACGACGTCCTCACCGTTCACATTCAGGATCCGACGATCGATCCGAGCCGGTTCGATCTGGTCGTCGTCCCCGAACACGATCAGGTTCGCGGCAGCAACGTCATCGAGACCGCCGGAGCATTGCACCGCGTCTCGCAGAGCGTCCTCGAAGAAGCCGCTCAGAGCCCCGCCGCCCAGCAGCTTCGCGTTCCCGGCCGGCCGCTCGTCTGCGTCATTCTCGGCGGACCGAACCGGTACTACTCGTTCCCGGAAGAAGACATCGCCCGGCTGGCGGGCAAGCTGGACATGCTGGTTCGCACCTCGGGCGCCCGGCTCGCGATCATTGGTTCCCGGCGAACGCCGCAGTCCCTGCGGCAGCGACTGTACAACTCGTTCGGCAACGCTCACTTCGTGTGGGACGGCCAGTCTGAAAACCCGTATCTGACCGCGCTGGCCATTGCTGACGCCATCGTCGTGACCGGCGATTCGGTCTCGATGGTCAGTGAAGCGGCCGCGACCGGACGCCCGGTCCTGGTTGAGTACCTCAGCGAACGGCGTCGTGCGCGACGCTTCCGTCGGTTCCACGATAGTTTTCGGCGACGTGGCATCACCCGCCCGTTCGAGGGGCGTCTCGAGACATGGTCGTACGAGCCTCCCCGCGATACGGAGGCCGTCGCCCACATCATACGTGAAAGGCTATCTCAAGGATGA
- a CDS encoding class I SAM-dependent methyltransferase, with product MAETQLTAESTRAPLSLSHILPDVYEQSPSSVLLHGQALHLRSYLARSCRVQLIDDASSSAGSPSMPDADLLVSHDALSKIPPERLGTVLAALARRATHAVIVVDTAPTDADTPHRTIRSCDWWKCKLEEHFGKLHVRSPLSARFAIFRTWPERGPIGTWRSWQRLMRRGSSDARPSAEPATTRDSATPDADAITTCPACVTGGATFVGQKVGFDFWRCTDCGLVFTDPMPTDAELVEFYRSHPRNSKYARKADGKLRRAGRRISRLRRQVSGKRFLDIGCSIGSAVEAARLKGFDATGIDLDAESVRQALQLFPHNRFLQGTPNEFAELGEQFDLIFCTEVIEHVPQPDRFMQAVRRLLAPGGLLYVTTPHLHHFRVPRNVLDWHSLKPPEHIAMFGRKALKTLMERHRLKTEHIAWDIKPNLKATFRAVD from the coding sequence ATGGCAGAAACTCAACTGACAGCCGAATCGACGCGGGCCCCGCTGTCGCTCTCGCACATCCTGCCAGACGTCTACGAACAGTCTCCGTCAAGCGTCCTCCTGCACGGCCAGGCCCTCCACCTCCGCAGTTACCTGGCGCGGTCCTGTCGGGTCCAGCTGATCGACGACGCTTCCTCATCGGCAGGCAGCCCATCGATGCCCGATGCCGACCTGCTCGTCAGCCACGACGCCCTGTCGAAGATCCCCCCGGAACGTCTCGGGACCGTCCTTGCCGCACTGGCCCGGCGTGCAACGCACGCGGTGATCGTCGTGGACACGGCCCCGACCGACGCCGACACGCCTCATCGAACGATCCGATCGTGCGACTGGTGGAAGTGCAAGCTCGAGGAACACTTCGGCAAGCTTCACGTCCGCAGCCCGCTTTCCGCCCGCTTCGCAATCTTCCGGACCTGGCCCGAGCGGGGACCGATCGGCACCTGGCGTTCGTGGCAGCGGCTGATGCGCCGCGGCAGCAGCGACGCACGTCCATCCGCAGAGCCGGCAACCACACGCGATTCGGCCACTCCCGATGCCGACGCCATCACCACCTGTCCCGCCTGCGTCACCGGTGGAGCGACGTTTGTCGGTCAGAAGGTCGGCTTCGACTTCTGGCGATGCACCGACTGCGGACTCGTCTTCACCGACCCCATGCCGACCGATGCGGAACTGGTCGAGTTCTACCGCTCCCATCCCCGCAACAGCAAGTACGCCCGTAAAGCCGACGGCAAGCTGCGGCGGGCCGGTCGACGGATCTCCCGCCTTCGGCGCCAGGTGTCCGGAAAGCGCTTCCTCGACATCGGCTGCAGCATCGGCAGTGCTGTCGAAGCCGCACGGCTGAAGGGCTTCGACGCCACCGGCATCGACCTCGACGCAGAGAGCGTTCGCCAGGCACTGCAGCTGTTCCCCCACAATCGGTTCCTGCAGGGAACTCCGAACGAATTCGCCGAACTGGGAGAGCAGTTCGATCTGATCTTCTGCACCGAAGTGATCGAGCACGTCCCCCAGCCGGATCGCTTCATGCAGGCCGTGCGGCGACTGCTCGCTCCCGGAGGTCTGCTCTACGTGACGACGCCCCACCTCCACCACTTCCGCGTTCCCCGAAACGTCCTCGATTGGCACAGCCTGAAGCCGCCCGAGCACATCGCGATGTTCGGCAGGAAAGCACTGAAGACGCTCATGGAGCGCCATCGTCTGAAGACGGAACACATCGCATGGGACATCAAGCCAAACCTGAAAGCAACTTTCCGGGCTGTTGACTGA